CCGTCGCTGTGTCCTGCGTCGCTGTGGCCACTGTCGTGATGTCCAGCGCCGTGGTGTCCACCGCTGTGGCCGTCGCCGTGGTAGCCGCAGGTGTAGGCGCAGCTGCTGCTCGCGGTGAAGGTGCCACCTAAGCCGGCCGTACGACGACCCGGATAGTCGCGGTTGACGGCGAAGATGCTGACCGCGATCGCGACGATGGCCAGGACCACGCCGCCGCAGCACAACGTGCAGCACAAGCCGCCGACCAGGTTGTCGATGCGAGGGGTGGCGAAACACGGTCCGAGCAGGCTGGCGCGCATGGACCCTCCCCGTCTCCGGTGCCTCGACGGTAGGGCACCGACGCCACCGAGTGTGAGGCCTTAGTAGCTGCTCGAACTGCTGCCGCTGTCGAAGCCGCCGCCTCCGCCGCTGTCGAAGCTCGGGCTGGAGCCGCTGTCGACGCTCGAGCTGCTGCCGCTGTCGAAGCTCGGTGTGGAGCCGCCGCTGTCGTGGCCGCCGCTGTGGTGATGCCCGCCGGTGTCGTGGTGGCCATGGTGCTGGCTGCCGCCGTCGTCGTACGGCCCGGTGCTGTCGTACGGCGACGTGTTCACGTATTGGTCGCCAGCGGCGTTGATCGGATAGTCGATCCCGGCCGGCGGCACACCGAGGCCGCCACCGCCGCGGCGGCGGCCCCGTGACCCTCGGATGCCGGCCACGATCGCGGCCGAGACGAACGTACCGAGAAGCGCACAGGCGATCGTGAAGACGACGATCACAATCTGGGTCGACACGCTGGCCCCCTATCCCCGTAGGCCGTTCATGATGCCGACGGTAGTGCGCCACGGCAACAACGTCTGCACGCATGGCCACCATGCGTGCGTCCAACTTGAGTTTTAACTCTGGTTAGTACATGTAGCGCTAAATGTCTGTCTTGCGAGGTTTATCGAAGGCGTGAATGTCGAGTTACTGGCGCTAGACGCAAGAAAAACGGCTTTCACGTCTGCGTGCCTGCCAGCACCTGTGGTGGGTGTGACTGCCGAGGCCAGTAATGCTGTTGTGACCGCTCGCCGGGCCGGGGTCAATGTCGAGGCGTGCTAATTGCCCGGTTTGATGTCTTGTTAACCAAGTATTACCCGGTCAGGCCATCTCACCCGCAGCGGTTGGCAACAGCAGTCACACCAGCACCGCCCTAGCCGCCGCTGGATGTTCACAGACACTCCTTCGCGCGCCTAACCGGACCAACCCAAGCAACTCACCCCCGCCCGGGTCCGACGCGCGTTTGGCTACCTCCGACCGAAAATCACTCTCCCCGCCAGCGCCCCAAAACCACCGACCAGGCCGCCCACCAGGATCACCCCACACCCGACGCGCCCCACGACACACCCACTCAAGAACCGCAAAACAGACACAGCCCCAAAGCCCGCCAGAGCCAAACAGGTTGAAACTCAAGTCCAACGAGCGCATGGCCACCATGCGTGCATCGGGGCTACGAGCTGCTGCTTCCACATGAGCTGCCACCGCCGCAGGAGCTGCCGCTGCCGCACGAGCTGCTGCTGCCGCAGGAGCTGCCGCCGGAGTCGCCGCACGAGCTGCCGGTGTCCGAGCCGCCGCCGGGATAGCTTCGGCGGCCACGCCGGCTGCCGCCTGGCAGCCGCCGGATGGCCACCATCACCACGATCGCGAACAGTACGGCCAGGCCGAGGCAGACCGCGCTGGTACAGAAGGTGGACGCGTCCATCCGGCGACCGTAGAACGCCACGTCAACGCGGCCAAAAACACGATTTCCCGATCGGGCACGGCCGGGTGTGACCGCCAGCACGCGCGCCGACCGGAGAGCATCGCGCATACTGGCGGCTGACCGGTACCAGAGCGAACGGACTGGATCACGCTATGACCGCACCACCTCCTGACCGGGACCACCTGCGGATCGGCATCGTCGGCGCCGGCCGGGTCGGTGCCGCGCTCGGCGCGGCGCTCATCCGGGTCGGTCACACCGTGGTCGCCGCGTCCGGCGTCTCCGACGCGTCGCGGCAACGCGCCGAGCGGTTCCTGCCCGGCGTGCCGCTGTTGCCGGTGCCGGAGGTCGTCGCCGACGTCGACCTCGCGCTGCTGACCGTGCCCGATGACGCACTGCCCGCCCTGGTCAGCGGCCTGGCCGAGACCGGCGGCTGGCAGCCCGGCCGGCTGGTCGCGCACACGTCCGGAGCGCACGGCCTCGGCGTACTCGCGCCGGCGACCCGCGCCGGCGCGCTGCCGATGGCGCTGCATCCGGCGATGACCTTCGTCGGCCGGCCGGAGGACGTCGACAAGATCGACGGCGTCGCCTTCGGCGTGACCGCGCCGGAGCCGGTGTTGCCGGTGGCCGAGGCGCTGGTCATGGAGATCGGCGGTGAGCCGGTCCTGGTCGCCGACCAGATGCGGCCGCTCTATCACGCGGCGCTGTCCACCGGCGCCAACCACCTGGTCACGCTGGTCGCCGAGGCGGCCGACCTGCTCCGTCAGGCCGGCGTCGACCAGCCCGACCGGCTGCTCGGACCACTGCTCGGCGCCGCGCTGGACAACGGCCTGCGGCTCGGCGACGCCGGCCTGACCGGGCCGGTGTCGCGCGGTGACGCCGAGACCGTACGCGCACACCTCGACACGCTCGCGCGGCACGCGCCGGACACGCTGGCCGCGTACGTGGCGATGGCGCGGCGCACGGCCGACCGCGCGATCGCGTCCGGCCGGCTCGCTCCGGAGGACGCCGAGCCGTTGCTCGACGTGCTGTCGGCGCGGTCCAACGGAGCGCGCGCGTGATCGGCGCGCCGGAGATCCGCCCGCGCACACCGGAGGTCGTACGCGACCGGGACGCGCTTTCGGCGATCCGCGACCGGATGCCGGGACCGGTCGCCGTCGTCATGACGATGGGGGCTTTGCACGACGGCCACGCGGCCTTGCTGCGGCAGGCGCGGGCCCGCGCCGCCTCGGTCATCGCGACGATTTTCGTCAATCCACTGCAGTTCGGGCCGGCCGAGGACCTCGGCCGCTATCCGCGTACGCTGCCGGCCGACCTCGACGTGTGCGCGCGCGAGCAGGTCGACCTGGTGTTCGCGCCGACGGTCGAGGCGATGTATCCGACCGGGCAACCGGAGGTGCGCGTACAACCCGGTCCGCGCGGCGAGATCCTGGAAGGCGCTTTTCGGCCCGGATTCTTCAGCGGCGTCCTGACGGTCGTGTCCAAGCTGCTGCACCTGACGCGGCCCGACGTCACGTTTTTCGGCGAGAAGGACTATCAACAGCTGATGATGGTCCGGCAGATGGTCACCGATCTGAGCATGGACGTCGAAGTGGTCGGCGTGCCGATCGTCCGCGAGCCGGACGGTTTGGCTCTGTCGAGCCGAAACGCGTACCTTTCCGCGGACGAAAGAAAAGTCGCGCTGGCGTTGTCGGCGGCGCTGAAAGCCGGCGTACGCGCCGGATCCGCCGGTGGCGACGCGGTCCTGGCAGCCGCGCGGAAGGTGTTGGCCGACGTGTCCACTGTGGACGTCGACTACTGCGAGCTGACCGATCCGGCACTCGGACCGCCGCCGCAGTCCGGGCCGGCAAGGCTTCTGATCGCCGCGAAAGTCGGCTCGACCAGGCTGATCGACAACATGGCCGTGACGCTCGGTCCGGAGCGTTAGGTGCTGCTGTGCATCGACGTCGGTAACACGCAGGTCGTGCTGGCGACATTCGACGGAGACCGGCTGGTCGACTCGTGGCGGATGCGTACGGACGCGCGGCTGACCGCCGACGAGCTCGCGCTGACCTTCCGCGGCTTTCTGGCCGCCGACGACGTGAAAATCACCGGCATCAGCGCGTGTTCCACGGTGCCGGCGCTGCATCGCGAGCTGACCGTGATGCTTCGCCGCTATTACCAGGGAATTCCGACGCTGGTGGTGGAGCCGGGCGTACGCACCGGCGTGGCGTTGAACGTCGACAATCCACGCGAGGTCGGCACCGACCGGGTCGTGAACACGCTCGCCGCGCACACGCTCTATTCCGGTCCGGCGATCGTCGTGGACTTCGGCACGTCCACCAATTTCGACGTGGTCGGCCGAAAAGGCGAGTTTCTCGGCGGCGCGCTTGCGCCCGGCATCGAGATTTCGTTGGACGCACTGGCATCCCGCGCCGCGCAGCTGCTGAAGGTGCCGCTCGTGCCGCCGCGCGGTGTGATCGGCAAGAACACCGTCGAGGCACTGCAGTCGGGGATGCTCTACGGCTTCGCCGGTCAGGTCGACGGGATCGTACGACGGATCGTCACCGAGTTCGGCGCGCCGATCCCGACCGTCGTGGCGACCGGCGGCCTCGCGCCACTGGTCATCTCCGAGTCCGAGACCATCACCCACCACGAGCCGGCGCTGACGCTGATCGGCCTCCGCCTGGTCTTCGACCGCAACCACCCCTGACTTTGCCGCAAATCAGCGGCGGGTGGCGCGGTAGGTGGAGGCCACGTACGGCAGGGCCAGCACCTGATGGCCGTCGACCGGGGCGTTACGCAGCACCAATGTCTCGACGCGCCGCAGCAGGGTGTCCCGCTCAGGAGTCTCCAGCGTCGCCACGTACGAGCGCGACCGTACGAGGTCGAGCAGGTCGGTGACGGTCAGCCGCTGCACGTGCCGGAAGTCGGCCTGCTCGGCCGGCCGGAACGCGGCACCGAGCTCGTCGGCGACCGACCGGCCGGACAGCGAGCTGTTCCGGTCCAGCGCGTCCAGCTCCTGGCCGAGCAGGGCGACCCAGCCGGTGCGTTCGTCCAGCACGTTCCACACCAGGCCGAGCGTGCCGCCGGTGCGCAGGACGCGAGCCATCTCCGGGTTGGCGAGCTCCGGGTCGAACCAGTGGTAGGCCTGACCGACCACGATCCCGTCCACCGAGCCGTCCGGCAGCGGGATCTCCTCCGCGGAGCCCTCCAGCACGCGAGCGTCGCGTACGGCCGCCGACAGCGCCTCGCGCATCGGCGCGCTCGGCTCGACCGCCACCACCTGGAAGCCGTCGGCGAGCAGCGCGCGGGTCAGTTTGCCGGTGCCGGCTCCGAGGTCGAGCACGGTGCCACCGGGTCGTACGCCGGACAGCATCCAGGCGACCGCCTCGGCCGGGTAGCCCGGCCGGGTCCGCTCGTACAACTGGGCCACTGCTCCGAAGGACACTCGTCGGCGATCCCAGGTCTGGCGGTCCATGCACAACACAATAGGCCGGTGACGAGCGCGGGGAGGCCCGCTCGCTACCCTCGAGGACGTGACTGAGCAGCCGGCTTCCGACGTTGACGACCTCCCC
The Fodinicola acaciae DNA segment above includes these coding regions:
- a CDS encoding Rossmann-like and DUF2520 domain-containing protein, producing MTAPPPDRDHLRIGIVGAGRVGAALGAALIRVGHTVVAASGVSDASRQRAERFLPGVPLLPVPEVVADVDLALLTVPDDALPALVSGLAETGGWQPGRLVAHTSGAHGLGVLAPATRAGALPMALHPAMTFVGRPEDVDKIDGVAFGVTAPEPVLPVAEALVMEIGGEPVLVADQMRPLYHAALSTGANHLVTLVAEAADLLRQAGVDQPDRLLGPLLGAALDNGLRLGDAGLTGPVSRGDAETVRAHLDTLARHAPDTLAAYVAMARRTADRAIASGRLAPEDAEPLLDVLSARSNGARA
- the panC gene encoding pantoate--beta-alanine ligase, translating into MIGAPEIRPRTPEVVRDRDALSAIRDRMPGPVAVVMTMGALHDGHAALLRQARARAASVIATIFVNPLQFGPAEDLGRYPRTLPADLDVCAREQVDLVFAPTVEAMYPTGQPEVRVQPGPRGEILEGAFRPGFFSGVLTVVSKLLHLTRPDVTFFGEKDYQQLMMVRQMVTDLSMDVEVVGVPIVREPDGLALSSRNAYLSADERKVALALSAALKAGVRAGSAGGDAVLAAARKVLADVSTVDVDYCELTDPALGPPPQSGPARLLIAAKVGSTRLIDNMAVTLGPER
- a CDS encoding type III pantothenate kinase — encoded protein: MLLCIDVGNTQVVLATFDGDRLVDSWRMRTDARLTADELALTFRGFLAADDVKITGISACSTVPALHRELTVMLRRYYQGIPTLVVEPGVRTGVALNVDNPREVGTDRVVNTLAAHTLYSGPAIVVDFGTSTNFDVVGRKGEFLGGALAPGIEISLDALASRAAQLLKVPLVPPRGVIGKNTVEALQSGMLYGFAGQVDGIVRRIVTEFGAPIPTVVATGGLAPLVISESETITHHEPALTLIGLRLVFDRNHP
- a CDS encoding class I SAM-dependent methyltransferase: MDRQTWDRRRVSFGAVAQLYERTRPGYPAEAVAWMLSGVRPGGTVLDLGAGTGKLTRALLADGFQVVAVEPSAPMREALSAAVRDARVLEGSAEEIPLPDGSVDGIVVGQAYHWFDPELANPEMARVLRTGGTLGLVWNVLDERTGWVALLGQELDALDRNSSLSGRSVADELGAAFRPAEQADFRHVQRLTVTDLLDLVRSRSYVATLETPERDTLLRRVETLVLRNAPVDGHQVLALPYVASTYRATRR